In one window of Mytilus trossulus isolate FHL-02 chromosome 7, PNRI_Mtr1.1.1.hap1, whole genome shotgun sequence DNA:
- the LOC134726322 gene encoding uncharacterized protein LOC134726322 translates to MFVTSAEYNGKNKYTLNGWISLIVLCIVSILSTVIVVVLSARGQHVFSRNTSDHTHNMKLRFMYLFGVGIWTHYIIGNSVLHAASSNPSNISCFASNLYRKSRLMMEPMVLEYSLLANLLILGMWPKEQTHEQSMNDSHPEYETMEMSPLLLQYRSKRSGIKFSVFCALIGILIMCPVIVFRILHIHRENGKSIEVLASYSFSNTALICLTIKCLHLLSIECRHVNNNTSHSSEHTVLLFGSSGYMFFVTLSLFNDIHRNDNAELLTRVLAIYMELTFIVSCFLQCILILEADKCVKIYKTDKLFFISVENICLMLGFIHLGSWFDSTFLSESYSMPGGNEAVFYSKRMYSMLFTIFFPFRVFFHFKCFIFFYGMYRRFKRLQ, encoded by the exons ATGTTTGTTACATCAGCAGAATATAATGGGAAGAACAAATACACTTTAAATGGTTGGATTTCATTAATTGTGTTATGTATTGTATCGATACTTTCAACTGTCATTGTTGTAGTCTTGTCTGCGCGAGGACAGCATGTTTTTTCAAGAAATACATCGGACCATACACATAACATGAAATTAAGATTCATGTACCTTTTTGGTGTTGGAA tCTGGACACATTACATCATTGGTAATAGTGTCTTGCATGCTGCAAGTAGTAACCCGTCAAACATTTCGTGCTTTGCTTCAAATCTGTATAGAAAATCAAGACTTATGATGGAGCCAATGGTCCTAGAGTACTCATTACTTGCAAACCTTTTAATACTTGGCATGTGGCCAAAAGAGCAAACTCATGAACAAAGTATGAACGATTCACATCCGGAATACGAAACAATGGAAATGTCACCACTGTTACTTCAATACAGGTCTAAAAGATCAGGAATAAAGTTTTCAGTTTTTTGTGCATTAATTGGAATCTTAATAATGTGTCCCGTCATAGTGTTTAGGATTCTTCACATCCATAGGGAGAACGGTAAATCGATAGAAGTCCTTGCTAGTTATTCGTTTTCAAATACAGCTTTGATATGTTTAACAATTAAGTGCTTACATTTATTATCGATTGAATGTCGTCATGTCAACAATAACACTTCCCATTCATCTGAGCATACCGTTTTGTTATTCGGATCAAGTGGATATATGTTCTTTGTGACTTTATCCCTCTTTAATGACATCCATAGAAATGATAACGCAGAACTATTAACACGAGTTTTAGCTATTTATATGGAATTGACATTCATAGTATcttgttttttacagtgtaTTCTCATTTTAGAGGCAGATAAATGTGTAAAGATTtataaaacagacaaattatttttcatctcagtagaaaatatatgtttaatgttagGGTTTATACATTTAGGAAGCTGGTTTGACAGTACATTTCTTTCAGAATCTTACAGTATGCCTGGAGGTAACGAAGCTGTATTTTATAGTAAGAGAATGTATTCAATGTTGTTTACCATTTTCTTTCCGTTTagagttttttttcatttcaaatgtttCATATTCTTTTACGGCATGTATAGAAGGTTTAAAAGATTACAATAA